Part of the Toxotes jaculatrix isolate fToxJac2 chromosome 8, fToxJac2.pri, whole genome shotgun sequence genome is shown below.
GGACACAAGAAAAAATAACTTTCAAAATGTACAGTAAGTCACCAGGgtccaaaaaacacaacaaactaacTCACCACTAAAACATTGCTCCTCAGATCTTTCAAGTCTTTGAGGACACTCTCACACATGGTTATCTTCTCAGACAGGGTCAGCAGTCGGTCATTAACGTCCTCCAGCTGTTGCAGAGGACTGTCCCAGTTAGTTTGGACAAACAAACCTAAACATTCAAGCTTCAAGCTGAGACTGACCTGTCTGACCGCCGGAACTCCATCCTCAGTCCGATCTTCTGTACAGTCTGCGACTGTTTCACAAAGACACTTTACTGGTAACAGTATTTTTGATAACGCATCAACTACGCTGAAAAAAGTGCATGTTTTGTTACCTGCGTCGGAGGCCATAACAGCAGACAGGTCTGTCCAAAACACTCGGTATTTCCATATTGTCTGTGTGCCTTCTGCTTTTTTTAACCAGGCGCTGACAGGTGATTCCAATTTTCTCCAGTTAATGGGCGATGATGAGGGCAGGCAGCTAACCAgcggcggtttttggcacggggcgaaccgggcagccgcccggggaattggcaaattggcgccccctgcagctgcaggcgcccttgcttgctgagaaggtgccgtgctcagaagctgtgtgaggaggggaaagaggagggggggcacGGGGGACAGTTCACCTTTGGGTCTCCAGACAAGCAGTGAAGAACAGATGAGAGGaggcaagaaaaagcaaaagcgGCTGAAGAAAAAGAACTTGGAGGGACGGTTACAAAGAAGAGAGGGGCTCAGGGTTTTAAGGAGTGTCAGAGGAAAGGTTTAATTAATTGTTCACAGGCACAAGCATGTGTTtcattgttcatttaaaaaaaataagaaaattaaaagttttcatttgaaaatttaTAGTTTTTGTCTTCATTCATGGATCATGCAAAACTACTGTATGATACAGATTTTCAGATATTCTTTACAATGATGTTTTAAGGacagaaatgtgaatgtttttgaattaAAAGGGCTGCACTGAAAATTCATATCAGGTGTGATCATGATCCAGTTCATCCAACATACATCAACTCCTTTCAGCTGACCAGCCTGTCAGTATATAAAggctaaaacacacaacacttaCCTTTAAGTTCCTTTAATGTAGAAAACAGCATCACATACAGATGACACAGTGCTATCCTGGGGCCAGATCTCCTTCTTGAACATCTTCAAAATCAGTGTTATGGTTGGCTAAAGCTCACCAAACGCCCGCTCAGGAGAGCGTGGGAGCcgccccatctcccagcatgcacctctgtgcatgcatgtataaaaCTAAAAGTAAGCACCCTGATTCAGGAGGGTGGTCAGGGTGCCACTGAACACATAAAGaatttagatagatagatggatggatggatggatggatggataatcAGAATTCTGAGGATAAATAGAATCCTGAGATTGAATTCgctattctgtttttttttttctttcttctcagaATTCGTTTTTCGTTAATTTAAActctgaattttattttattttttccacgtGTGACCCTGATCCTCTTTTGTATTTGGGAATTAGGTTTTTggtcaaaaattattttcatgacGTGTGCTGCTGGCCCTTTAAGAAAAGGTGTCGTTCCTCTTTGGGGGCGTAACCCGGAAGACTTATCTGTTGTTTCTTCCGGTGACAACATGCTCCTCGGCTGTGAGTCGAGTCGTCCGCGGTTGTAGCTTTGGTTTGATGAAGTCGTTCTGTAAAGTCGCTGTTGAATTAATCAAATCCAGAGGAGCTCACAGTTCGACCGCAACTCATCGACTCGGAGCGGAGATGTGTAAAGAGCTGAAGACCCAAGTGCTGCGTTTACTGCCGCCGACCTCCAACGGGCCGGCTGTTCATCAGGAGGGCCAAACAGGTGAGCTACACGCCAGCTGAAGTACACGTGGGTCTCTGCAGGTTGTCTGTTTTCAAAACAGGTGAATGTCTTTCACAGGTTTGAGCTACTGAAGACAGATTCACATAAATTGTTTGGTAGCAAACATTGCAATGTGCTTACATCAGATTTCTGACCTTCCTGTTAACTATGATATGGACTTGCCccactttgtttttaaaggagaAATCTACACATATACTGCACTGAACATCAGTCCAGTCATTTTGGAgagtaaaaataatatttttactttatatacATACAGCTGACTGACCAGACTGGAAAAGTTTTTATTCTTAAAGTTGTTTGATCGAGTTGATGGTCAGAAATTTTTCTGAAATTGTCAGCAACTGTTTTACAAACTTCATGCAAACGTCATCTCTTTGGATtctggattttatttattcatttatttaggCAAACAGTTAACTAACATAGACCAAACAagcaatcaattaatcaagaaaataactggTAAATgaattgattatttaaaaaaaaaaaaaaaaaaagttagctaCAGCCCCAGCAGCAACTAAACAAACATGTCTTTCTGTGATTTGGCAACCTCAGTTGCTGCACCTTATTAAAAGCTTTTAGTATATGTGCTCCCCTCATTCCTggagatgttttgtttttatcctctGTTTTGTTAACATTGATGTCTTTGCTGTGGATGATGTTTCACTGACCCTCCTTATTTTTGAACTGCAGATGGTGCTGAAATCCTGAATTGCACGGTGAAGGCCCTGAAGGAGGGCCATGTTGTTGCTGTGCCCACAGACACCATCTACGGCCTGGCATGCCTGGCCCAAAACTCTGAAGCCATCAGAAAAACCTATGGCATCAAAGGGCGAAATGGACACAAACCACTGGCCATCTGTGTGGGAGAAATACAGGATATCTATAAGTAAGTTTCTGCTGTTTTACCACTAGAATGGGATGAGGACTGTGACCTGAGcccattttgttgtttgatggCTGGTGAACAGTGAACATGGTGTACTGATATTTTTAAATAGAGCTACAGTTTTAATGCAGGCTTCTTTGCATTGTAAAATATCAGTGGTAACTGTTGTATATTGGTGTCAGTCCTTCAGAAGTGTGATGGTTTCTGTCCTGCTATTTTGCACAAACATATTAGTCATACACAGAGGAGTCACACGtagaagagggagagataaCATCTCCACACCAACAAGACACGTTTGACATTTTGAACAACAAGCACACCTGCTGTCGCACAAATACAGCTGAATTCGTTAATTCATTTGCTAGATAACTATGAGCTGCTAAAACTTTATGAGAATTAAATTATATTACAAAATCAAAAGAGATATGGCAAACTGATAGATGGTGTACTGCCACAGCCTGGACTCAaatagggctgcaactaacatttattttcattatcgattaatgTGATGAAGATGTCTCAGTAAATTACTTTGGTtataaacagcagaaaatagtgaaaatgctCATCACAGTTTTTCAGAGCCCTAGTTGATATTGTCAGATTGCTTGTTTCAGTCCAGAACACAATGATTTGCAGTTTACtatcagaaaacacaaagaaaataatcaaatccTCACAACAGAGAAGCTGGAACAGGAAAACATTTAACGTTTTTTGTTTGCATGGTCAGGTACTGTAAGGTGAAGGTGAAGAAAGAGCTGTTAGACGATCTGCTGCCTGGTCCAGTCACTCTGGTGTTTGAAAGGTCTGAAGAACTGAACACAGATCTCAACCCCTTTACCTCAGTAAGTCCCATCCTTTTAAGAAGATATTActgataaaacaacaaacatttccaaataatttattaataataaatgtcAATCATCTGTTGTTTCTATGTCCTTGTGTCCCTCAGCTTGTAGGTGTGCGGATCCCAGACCATGCCTTTATGAGGCGCCTTTGCCAGATGTGTGGGGAGCCACTGGCACTTACCAGTGCCAACATCAGCGCACAAACCAGCACTGTTGAAGTACATGTAAGTGGAAAAAgtgcaggaaagaaaaagagtatGTGACAAGTTCAGAGATGCTTTCGTCAGAATCTCATATTCATGTTGTTTTAAAATTTGATGGATTATGTTTTCTAGCATTTTAATTCAAGTTTGAAGGATATTTCTTTTTGCTGTATTGATCTTTATGTttagtgctgctgtgtttttttttttttttctgaaggagTTCCAGGAGCTGTGGCCCAAACTAGCAGTGGTGGTAGATGGCGGACCAATAGGAGACCAGAGCCGCCTTGGATCAACAGTGGTCGACTTATCAGTTCTCGGCAAATACCACATCATCAGGCCTGGCTGGTACGTTCATGCTGTTACTGGAAGCTACACGGTTACATATGAAGTCTGTTTTTAATTGCTCAAGCAGCACACATTTTTCCAGTGatacatttttggtttttgtactgTTGAAgtgcaaactgaaaaaaagatatGGTCAAGTTACATTTCCATGCAACTGAGTTGCCCCAAAGGATGTGATGTGACGGCTCAGATTTCAGTAATAAAAACCCAGCAGAGCAATCGCTAAATGTAAACAGCGTATAAGACTGATGATTCACTGTCATCTGTTAGTGTACAGCTGTGCGAGACTATGTGATGGCTCATCACAGGAAGAATACTGATCTTGCAAATTTGCAGGGTTGAACAAAAGGTGCTTTTCCACCAAAAATTCCAAAGCCCAGGGACCATTAAGCAAATTAGTCTGCTGACGTATCAAACGCGCGATGGTCGCCTTTCGTACCAGTTGTACACACGTCAAAGCAAAAATGGACAACTAAGCATGTTGGGAAATTTATCTACACTGAAGTAAACTGGTGACAAAGGGAATATTTGCAGTGTGACCGTACCTTTAAGTTTCCTGTTTTTACTGCACGACTCTGGAAGAAAATATATACACCATAATCAAGCACAGGCTTATTTCTCAGAAAGATCCACCTGCATTGCGCACctgccactgtttttttttggtgggggggggggggggattactGCTGTGCTTTCTACTGAGGCAACAGTGTCATCACAATGTACTCCTCCACTGGGAGTATAAGCCTCCTACAGCACCTGCTATGATTATCAGTCTCCTGGAAACTAGTAAACAAAATGTGGGCAAGCATGTGCAGACAGAATATTTAAATACTGTGACCACAGAAAGTAATCAGTGGTGTTTTGCATTAATTAGTGGACTGAAGCACAGATGCAGAGATGCATTTGTGATGCTCTTCCGCACTGTCAACATAACAGCAATAAAATGCCAAGTGGAGTCAGTGTATTGGTTTGTGATTGCACTCTACTTTGTGACTCTCAGCTTCACTTCCCTCCACCCCTCTCCCCCCACTTTCGCTGAGGGAGTCTCGCTACATTAAATGAGAAATGACTGTAATTCTGTTTACAGTGCCCTTTCTTCTACGGTTGATGTGCTGGAGCGCAAATATGGACTGTCAGAGGACTCCGAAAAATGACCTTTGAACTCTCCACACTCCGCATGGCACGCTGAGACGCACAACCAGCTTTGACCTTGGGGCTTCTTCAGAAAAGAGGAATCCTTTTCATGTTCACATAGAAGAATTTGTGTTTCCCAAGAAAGACTAACGCTCAGGAACAACTCAAGTCTTAAAATACTGATATTGTTCTGGTGGCTGCTTTAAGCTCTGGGgttactttttcttttgatgacCATATTTTCTGCCTTACCATATGTCTACTATCATGAGATTGCTTTTGCTTattcagaaaaacagagcaaggtCAGGAATATTATGGGATATTTTTTACGTAAACGTAagacatatttttttgtattgtcaGAGCAATGTGGCTTAACTAAGAATACAATGGTTTGAGTTAGTATTTTAACTTATTATTCTGATGGTTAGAGGTGTTAGACATGCAGAGATGTCAAAGATTCAATTTACAGCCTGAATTAATCTTTGTGATGGGAGTTCTGTGAATTGCATGGTCTATGCATCAGATTTTTATGAGTCCAGAacttttttattgaaataaatcCAGGAGATTCATAATTTGGCAGTTAAACTGTGTGAGGCTTATACTACAACTGGTAGTGTAATACTTCAGAGTCAGTTGGATCAAGTGGATGCGTGATATATATTAATCTACCCACTTGTGTGTTAAATATAAGCCTTCTTTTTAATGCACACCCCCTGATGTAAACTTGTATTGATGGAATGTACAGTGTttgcaaaaccaaaaaaatatttttttttcagtatctcGCTCATTGTAAGAAGCTATTTGAGAATTAcctctgtctttatttaattATAAGTAATCATAATTTATTCTTAATGACCTGaaatcaagagaaaaaaactaGCATAGACCACTCAGAAGTGCCCTTCAGATGGAAATCaaccaaagacacaaaaagcttACTTTTACTCTCAGATATGCCTGTCTGAAAGTACTTTTCCTTACTTTAATAGACAGCATTATTTCATCAAATCTAAATCACACAAATCCATGTAGCAGAGTGCACAAATCAATGGCACATTTTCAGCTAAAACACTGAGCCCCGGCCTTAAACTTTCAACCTCTGAAACCCTTGTTTTTACTAAAGAAGGTAACGTGTGCCCATGACAAACATGGCTTCTTTCCATAAAGAGAATTACAccaaaattcacatttttcaggTAGTTCTGAATATAAGCAGTGTTGATCTGCATgctacaaatatataaatactcAAAgggtattttattttattttacttaccAGCTAATATACTTTTCTTGACGTGTATTCAAGGGGATTCACTGGTGCAACCTTTTTGACAGAATTACAATAATTTGAAATAATATGAAACCTTACTAAGAAATTGTATGATTTCAAATAAGACTCTTAAAGCAATAGTTCAACATCttggaaaataaacatatttgcTTTCATGCTGAGAGATAGGTAAGAAGGTTGAAGCAACCCTAGGTTTTGTTGGTTAACTAGcaaagactccaggaagtcactacACGTGGCCAGGAAATAGTCTAgcatataaacaaacaagatataaaatgtcaataaattaGTTCTGTAGGGGCTGGTGGGTGGATTTTGCTGGGCGGACCATTGGACAGAACCAGGTTAGCTAAGCTaaatggctgctggctgtagctccATAATTAAAGGACAAACATGAGcatggtatcaatcttctcatctaagtgTCTggcagaaagcaaataaaataataaatgctgaactattctTTTAGTTTCATAAGGCTCATGTTGCAGATATGGAATTTATAGCATGACAGCGTCCATAAAACCACTCTTCGTTTGCATGCTTAACCCCACTCACTGCGTTTAAAactgagcaaagagaaagaTCAACATTAGTGTCTCATTCTGTTTGAGAGCCTCTTGTGAAAAACCAGAAAAGTGTCTCGCTATTGCTGCTGTAATCTGTCCCGTTTAACTTCAGAGAAGGAAATGAGGACTTTTCATGGTGACAGGTGGTATTTATGAATATGTCAGGCAGTAGTTTTTCTGATAGTGGGAGTGTTTGAGCTaaatgtggggggaaaaaagttgcAATCagtagaaaaaagaaagaccgGCCAATAGAGCACTTTGGATGTCTGGACTGTCAATAAAAGTTGGAGCAAATTCCCAATACTGACCCTTAACCCGAAAACTCAATCAAGACTTGCAGATCAGCGTATGTGCACGTATTTGCGCACACTTGCAGAAACTCCCACATCCAGTTTAGTGTTCAAAGGCTGAAGCGTGTGCTGCACTCACATCTGTACTGATCATGTCTCTACTATCACTCCCCTCTCTTTTGTCCTCCATCatgtgcacacccacacacgtcCACCTGAGCATGTCGTTTCCAGTCAGTTTGGATGACAAGCTCACATGAGCCACTGCTCCTTCTCTTTGTTGAACTGCTCCGCCCAGCGGCGGGTCAGCTCCAGGTAGTGATCGGGGCCATGTGGCTGATAGTCCAAGTACACACGTGTCACGGTTTTCTTAGGCACCGCTCTCTCTATCTGCGTGCCCTCGTGCCATTCGTTAAACGACGTGATAGTGACGATTTCCGGCCTCACGTTGAGCGCTGCCTGCAGGGCCGTCTCGTAGTAACGGCCGTTGACTCGGTTGCGCGTGTTGTGGTTGTTCCACGGCCGGATGCTGGTGTCGATGTAACCAGGCCCCACGCtggggatgaagaggaggttGTTGCCGTCGCAGAAAGCTTTGATGGCCTTCCAGTTCTGGTGAGAAGAGCCGAAGGAGAAGCCGTTGGAGGCAAAGTAAGTGTACATGCCATCGAAGCCACCCGCGAGGATGTCGTGCTTGTGGCGCTCCTCCACGATCAGGGCGATGAAAACGGAGTCATAAGCCGAGCCGCGCACGCTGTGGGAGCCGGTGGGAGTCAAAAATTCAGACCAGGCCTCTGGAGGAGTTAGGTAGGAGTCATAgatgtaaaacagaggaagactCTTCCCTGTGCTGGAGGTGAACTTGTAGAAGGCCCCGTGGTCACCGTACCTTTGGAGACAGtgatacagtaaaataaaaacataggaAGTtggtgctgaaacaattagctgattaaCGATCAACTGATTAAGTCGAGAAGGTGCACTGTTACTCGAACTCACAGAAAACTGCCAGTGCAATCTACATTAAATTGTTAGACACACTGTGTTAGAATCTTATGGGACACAAGAGTAAGACAAGAGGAAAGCTGATGTTGAACAAGGAAAGGGTTTAATCTTCTGGAGAGCATGAATCTGCTGAGAAGGTTTCTTGTTGATCTTTTTTGATATTTCTTGGGAACAAGTGGATGTTTTGGCTTGATGGCACTTAAACCCCTTAACAAGCCACTAGTCAGCATGGGTCAGTCTTTACAAACTCATGTTCTGCAGCCAGATATTgttcaaatataaaaatatgaggatttgcttgttatttcttgtttaattttttgggaaactgaatatattttagaGGTTCAGgtttttgagtttgtttgtaCTTGACAGGTGCTCCTTTTCAGGAGCAACCCAGCACTAAAGGTTGGAAAAATAGCTTTTGCTTCAAAAACTCATTCATAAGTCATGGAACTGGCCTTATATAATCAGAAATGCTTACTTAAAGTATTTCAGTTTTGTAACTGCTGTTCTTTCAACTGTGCATGAAATCTTAATGGGCTTCTATTTGGGTTGACACAGTGATGGAGAAGCGCAGCCAGCTGAGTGCCTACCTGTCAATGATATACTTGATGTTGTCATGCACGCTCTGGTCGTTCCGTCCTCTGTATGGTTGGATGTGAAATGCAACCTGGAAAAATATGCAGAAAGACACATGCTTTGTTGGTTTCCATTCATCCCAttactgtcatttaaaaaaaatgccacagTCAGCTTTTACAGATGATCTCAGCAAGTATTGACTAAGAGTCAACAGTCATTTTCTCTGGGGAGAATTTTCATAGAGGGTTGACAGTCCAAGCAGCCAGGAATAAAATAGCTCAATAAGTTGCATATTATAGTCAAAGCTTGTTACAGCTGATTGGACCACTAATTCTTCGGAACattaaaaaatagattttttttttttaaaccattttaatcCTGCAAAAAGTTAGTTGTGTACCATTTTGATCTTGTTTGGCCCTAAAGTATAGCTTCATATAAAGCATGACCTTTCTCTACCCTAGTGTCATGTTATAGTGTAACACTGACTGAATTGAATTGTACGTCTTTTGGCTTGGATGCGGCTGTTAAGAACCATGTTTTCACTCAGTTTCATTCTTCCGACAAATTTGGTCACACCGTAGAAGATGTCTTTCACCCCGAGTGGTGCCTCTCCAAAGACGTTTATAATGCTCAGATAATGGCTCTGTAAGAATCGGGTACTTTCAATCAGTgaacaaaagcagcagaggaacaaGGGACCTGCAGTGACATATACACaaaaagctgaatattttaAGGCCAGAGAATTCAGagactttgaataatgtatgaTCAAAGTGAAACACTTTTCTTCTCCAGCAGTGGACGCCCATGGGGGACAATGTGAAGGAAAATGGCTTTTTAAGATGATGGAGACCAACAGCAACTACAAGAACATGTCATCAGCTGAACTGACAAGGCTGGCCGAGCCTACAAGGTATAGCTCTTGTCTTATTCCTGATATAAACATACTGTAAGTCTATTTTGTCCAGTATTTAGCTTAAAAAAACAGCCATTAACATTATTAGCAACatattgaaatgaaaaagcGATTTTTGTTCACTGCATTTAACTTGCACTGTTGGTGTCAGTTAAAATGGTTTACAGTCGAGAAGCAGTATTGCAGAGTGGTTCTGTGGTAAAGGGTCTCTTGGCAACACTGAGTATGTTACTGTGGCATTGACCATAAGTGTAGCAAAGGATTAAAGTGGTGTTTGGGACAGATTACAGCCTTGCAAattgttttcactgcagctgtttaTAAATAAACTGTCAGCTGTAAGCAAGAAAACGGAATCACTTATGCCACTAATGAAGATGCTAAGTGCTTTTAGGGGCAACAAAATGTACATTTCGATGGCATAAGATGCATTTTGGCTCCAAAATATCAATtctaagaaagaaagaggaaaatagaTCCTGGCTGTCTGAAGTCAGTGTTTAGGAAGTCTCTTGCCCAGTAACATAATAATCATCGACAGATTTGGGGGGGGTTCACctgttcactgcagcagagggcAGGCCACTAGAAAACTCAGCTCATTTTGCAGACACACTGGCCCATTACTCTGTGgtaatttaaaagtaaatgagACAGGAGTCGACGCATTTTAATACCTCATAAACACTGACGGCGTGAGCCTGGAACAACCCCAGTATGATTTATGCTGAGCAGAATGGAATTTAGTGCCATGTCATGCAGAAAGCACTGAGGGAGAGATGTGGGCCAACACAAAGATAAAGGTCCAGACCTTTATAACGATTACATCAATTTCAACAAAGCTGAGCATTTCTTCATACGAGATTGTCAGTTTCACTTTGTGGTCAAAGCccgtggacacacacaccaatgtaAGGTCACAAACGACTGAACGTGGCTGCTTGGTGCATCTGGAAACAAGAAAGTATGGCTGATGCCATCACTGGGCACCCATGGGCCATATTCCCCCGTGTACAGGCAACTACATGGCCTACTTACTAGATAGAACTTTTACAGCCCCTTGGGGTTCAGATTGTTCAGAGGCAAACTGAGTCATGGGACCAACAATGTACATTTCCCCTCTGCTCCTTCCCTCTTGCATCCAGCGTCTAACCCCCACCCTGTCCCCACCAAACCGCCCCCACCCTCCCCTGGGCTGAAAGACTATTTCAGCTCCTCTTCAAGCTGAGGTCAAGCGGCAGCACTGCTGTGGAGGCTTCATGTGATCTGCTCTCCAACCCAACAACCATACACAATGCacgagctgtgtgtgtgtgggtgctgtTGAAATGCTGTTCAacttatataataataaaaaaaaagtgcattgctttttttttgaagcGTTACCCAAAGAGGGATCAGTGTGTTTTTAGCTGTGTTCTGTGGGATTGCCAGTGTGacagatttctttttgttatgttgTCTCTGCTCCCATTTCCATTCATCTCCATTTTTACTTGTGAATATGCAGTTTGGCCAAATATGTAATTTAGTGCCTGTCTCTTATCTAAAGCTACATATACCACTAGAAGTACAGATGCTCTGAATCCGTGTGTGTCTTTATCTGGTCCAAActtctcagatgtgaagatTTGACACTTTTCTTTGTGACATATGACACCAGACTGAAAATCTTTGAGGTTTGGACTGTAGAACAAGAAATTTGAATACACTGCTGCCTAGAATTATAAGTAGGCAATAAGCAATTTGCActatttgttgacatttttcacacaacATGCCCATGCTGAGGATCCAccctttcttattttttttttaccttggagCCCCTAATAATTTAATCTAGTCACAAATCATGGAAAGGTTAATGTCATTTTCATGTCCCATGATGTTACCTAAGACCACCATCAGGACTCATTCACATGCTGCCAAGCACTTAATTAGGAGGACTGCCCGGCTCATTGTAATCCTCGTTCTCAGTTAGGAATGCTGTTGAGAACAAGACAAAACAGCtcaggaaaagaaagagtggatcctctccatccttcacagaataaaagtttaaagttttaaaCAAGACAAGCGGAGGGTTCGTAAGAGTTCATTCTTCcgggagtttttttctttgtcttatctCTGCATCATTCGCTCATCTATTTGTATAATTTTTGTGAATTTATACACTAGACTTTCCAAAGGGCTTgatgtttcaaaacaaaactactCACATATTCTCTTAACATTTGTTGGTAGCCACTTTGCTACTACAAACAGATATGTGCGTTTCTCGAATCCTGATCTGAAACATTTTTGGCTGTTGCCACTGCTCCTGTGGGACCATCTGTCACTGTCCTTTATCACTTGggcttccctccctcctttagCCTGCCTTTCAGtagaaaagagcaaagaaatTATTTAATGTTGTTGCTTTAGAAAATTAGCATTAGTAGTTCCAAATGATCTGAGCCAAAGTTCTTTACCTTGTCAGCATTTTGCTGAAATTATGCAAGAAGAAGCACTTCAAAGATAAATGTCCTTCTGTGCAGAGGGTGTGGGAGGAGTTCATCAAAAACAAGGAGAACTGGAAGAGGATGCTTAAAAACTCAACATGCTGCTGTACATGCAATTTTATTCTAAAGcattctctgctctgctctctgattATGATCATCTACGTGTTTTTATAAGACACAGAGATAAGCAGTTCCTGCTCATTTCAACGAAATGCTAAAATGTTCAGTCGATTTGTGGAAAGCGCGTCACTGTCTATTTTTCCCACACACGCTTCCCCCGCGCTTTTTATGAAAATGTCATGCCGGCTGGGTCACTGATGACAATAAAACATAGCATTAAATTCAATCTATTAGCTTCTCTCCTGACAGCATGATGTGTAAAACCTCATCAGCTCAGCGCTGCATATCTAATCCCGTCGTTCTTGTCGTGCCCTCGCAGAGATACATTATTTCTTTGCCTGCAGCCAAACGACGGAGTAAACAAATGTGATATCAAATCTGACAGGCTGGCTCGACAAACCT
Proteins encoded:
- the LOC121186163 gene encoding glycoprotein endo-alpha-1,2-mannosidase-like protein produces the protein MARLRRKACIALFLFTLFIFGTMMGLRTLKPSDGFSDLAPGLELLPMIGGKMDRRSVSRDATVSPGQDRPAGSNIKTVLSNSGPEGTIFYDVHIFYYIWYGTPHMDGKYIHWDHILVPHWDPKIASSYPRGRHMPPEDIGSSFYPELNPYSSRDPDVLESHMEQIGASAAGVLVLSWYPPGLADDNGEPAEDLVPAVLDAAYRHNLKVAFHIQPYRGRNDQSVHDNIKYIIDRYGDHGAFYKFTSSTGKSLPLFYIYDSYLTPPEAWSEFLTPTGSHSVRGSAYDSVFIALIVEERHKHDILAGGFDGMYTYFASNGFSFGSSHQNWKAIKAFCDGNNLLFIPSVGPGYIDTSIRPWNNHNTRNRVNGRYYETALQAALNVRPEIVTITSFNEWHEGTQIERAVPKKTVTRVYLDYQPHGPDHYLELTRRWAEQFNKEKEQWLM
- the yrdc gene encoding yrdC domain-containing protein, mitochondrial, which encodes MKSFCKVAVELIKSRGAHSSTATHRLGAEMCKELKTQVLRLLPPTSNGPAVHQEGQTDGAEILNCTVKALKEGHVVAVPTDTIYGLACLAQNSEAIRKTYGIKGRNGHKPLAICVGEIQDIYKYCKVKVKKELLDDLLPGPVTLVFERSEELNTDLNPFTSLVGVRIPDHAFMRRLCQMCGEPLALTSANISAQTSTVEVHEFQELWPKLAVVVDGGPIGDQSRLGSTVVDLSVLGKYHIIRPGCALSSTVDVLERKYGLSEDSEK